The Drechmeria coniospora strain ARSEF 6962 chromosome 02, whole genome shotgun sequence genome has a segment encoding these proteins:
- a CDS encoding heterokaryon incompatibility protein Het-C encodes MAVVGKARTSGPLLRRDAHTSYASTTSPQGEVAPTVELASPLDLGADHPIMQKVWVLASASCVAPVNTAPAPHHPRRPRPGHGDQGGEKPAWRARRTARGAFVSCTRAYLVALSAAVPHVGTVPVARVASASTGSIGVYMDGPRPPPVTVPSRSPAPSPIRSRRNAWLVLARSAEYVDMLSRLHLPGLFLALAVPTALVGQADAFGAGNVASISKVEGKNWRHGDIEDVLLTLDKAQAFGGGAFSPTDVAHVYFGNWLRDYSQAIDVSTLKSVPIDATGLLISIVGFFTFGYGTGDFEVTASRLGVYRPEEHIDNPKNYNNNENARQYDKRLRGRVRDEELAVDPNSGMKNYIANDDPQLKIMTSSKFVRREFQKFIWLGREYKKHRRSRDLTEALRLLGGGLHCLEDFFAHSNYVELALLELGQGNVFPHVGTNTRMPVKGTNRDVFPLVTGTFGATDFLHSVLGEVHDSVVQNEVDELEGVLRNFTNTNTGLLRSLFSLIPFGVLQGNPGVTIDHLQNDAKQNIAPVSPSNTGLFTTYIRNVIMHVMPGIKFHDDVVMAISQTVHGIPILPRVVQQLQEQISKFVFSVIAPVVVPLIHQVRGGLQGGAHGVIQSSSAEQFVVLDDPRSHDPTHSMIAKDHFSNILNGISGELAAISVKRIVPQLMHAVDDESVDVDALLTRIIHGVLHHPAQRNMGHAEVTAARMETYRHVKQWWSGFGRRVKNDYLRRLSINGIRHGWNHIHGVQDSSGRLPMNVLFRKKRTFGERIADWAASAIFGGMKTIFLAIINKIKASLPKWLRPS; translated from the exons atggccgtcgtgggcaAGGCTAGGACTAGCGGCCCTTTGCTGAGACGGGATGCCCACACCTCCTACGCATCGACGACCAGCCCTCAAGGGGAGGTGGCACCTACCGTCGAGCTAGCTTCGCCCCTCGACCTTGGGGCGGATCACCCTATAATGCAAAAAGTCTGGGTGCTCGCATCCGCCTCATGCGTCGCACCCGTGAACACGGCACCTGCACCGCaccaccctcgacggccccgGCCGGGCCACGGGGACCAGGGAGGCGAGAAACCAGCATGGCGAGCAAGACGAACCGCTCGAGGGGCCTTCGTGTCATGCACACGTGCGTACCTTGTTGCCCTTTCCGCCGCGGTACCG CATGTCGGTACCGTGCCCGTTGCCCGAGTCGCTTCGGCTTCTACGGGGAGCATCGGCGTATATATGGATGGCCCCCGGCCTCCCCCCGTCACCGTCCCATCCCGATCCCCCGCTCCATCACCGATCCGTTCACGACGCAACGCTTGGCTGGTGCTTGCCCGGAGCGCCGAGTACGTCGACATGCTCTCCCGCCTTCACCTTCCCGGTCTCttcctcgccttggccgtcccgaccgccctcgtcggccaggccgATGCCTTTGGCGCCGGCAACGTGGCCTCCATCTCCAAGGTCGAGGGCAAGAACT GGCGACACGGTGACATCGAAGATGTGCTCCTGACCTTGGACAAGGCCCAggcctttggcggcggcgcctttTCCCCCACGGATGTGGCCCACGTCTACTTTGGCAACTGGCTGCGCGACTACTCCCAGGCCATCGACGTCAGCACCCTCAAGTCCGTGCCCATCGATGCCACGGGCCTGCTCAtcagcatcgtcggcttcttcACCTTCGGCTACGGCACCGGAGACTTTGAGGTCACCGCCAGCCGTCTCGGCGTCTACCGGCCGGAGGAGCACATTGACAACCCCAagaactacaacaacaatgAAAACGCCCGCCAGTACGACAAACGACTGCGAGGCCGCGTcagggacgaggagctcgccgtGGACCCGAACTCGGGCATGAAGAACTACATCGCCAACGATGATCCGCAGCTTAAAATCATGACCTCGTCCAAGTTCGTCAGGAGAGAATTCCAAAAGTTCATCTGGCTCGGCCGCGAGTACAAGAAACATCGCAGATCCAGGGACCTCACCGAGGCCCTGCGCCTCCTGGGCGGTGGCCTCCACTGCCTCGAAG ACTTCTTCGCCCACAGCAACTACGTCGAGCTTGCCTTGCTGGAGCTGGGCCAGGGCAACGTCTTCCCCCACGTCGGCACCAACACGCGCATGCCGGTCAAGGGCACCAACAGGGACGTCTTCCCCCTTGTCACCGGCACCTTTGGTGCCACCGACTTTCTGCACTCGGTCCTCGGCGAAG TCCACGACTCGGTCGTCCAgaacgaggtcgacgagctggaggGTGTCCTTCGAAACttcaccaacaccaacaccggCCTGCTCCGCTCCCTCTTCAGCCTCATCCCCTTCGGCGTCCTCCAAGGCAATCCCGGCGTGACCATCGACCACCTGCAGAACGACGCCAAGCAGAACATCGCACCCGTCTCCCCCAGCAACACGGGACTGTTCACGACGTACATCCGTAACGTCATCATGCACGTCATGCCCGGCATCAAGTttcacgacgacgtcgtcatggccatctCGCAGACCGTCCACGGCATCCCGATACTGCCACGGGTCGTTCAGCAGCTCCAGGAGCAGATATCCAAATTCGTCTTCTCCGTCAtcgcccccgtcgtcgtccccctCATCCATCAGGTTCGCGGCGGGCTTCAGGGCGGCGCCCACGGCGTGATCCAgagcagctcggccgagcagtttgtcgtcctcgacgatccGCGCAGCCACGACCCGACCCACTCGATGATCGCCAAGGATCACTTCTCCAAC ATATTGAACGGCATTTCCGGCGAGCTTGCCGCGATATCCGTGAAGCGGATTGTGCCCCAGCTCatgcatgccgtcgacgacgaatcCGTCGATGTCGACGCTCTCCTGACCCGCATCATCCACGGCGTCCTGCACCACCCGGCCCAGAGGAACATGGGACACGCCGAGGTTACGGCGGCTCGCATGGAAACCTACAGGCACGTCAAGCAGTGGTGGTCAGGTTTCGGTAGACGCGTGAAGAACGACTACCTCCGCAGGCTATCGATCAACGGCATCCGCCATGGCTGGAATCACATCCATGGTGTCCAAGACTCTTCGGGTCGGCTGCCGATGAATGTTCTCTTCCGCAAGAAAAGGACCTTTGGAGAGAGGATTGCCGACTGGGCTGCGTCTGCCATTTTCGGTGGCATGAAGACGATTttcctcgccatcatcaACAAAATCAAGGCCTCGCTGCCGAAATGGCTCCGTCCGTCATGA
- a CDS encoding phospholipase A-2-activating protein, with amino-acid sequence MAGDFQLSAQLLGHEADVRAVKFPSPDVILSASRDCTVRVWRRQSGSPPSFEGSLVNRGSEYVNSLAFIPPGKDHMDGLVVSGGKDTIIAVNSPRPASSEHSERLLIGHAHNVCTLDVSPSGSYLVSGGWDGQARVWNLTSWNTEMTLGGHEGMSVWNVLALDDKTVVTGCADKAIRIFDLTQSSGGEAMPRSTIHTPDIVRALCRVPRGHPSGADVASAHNDGTLRLWKLNGQQVAELHGHDSFVYCLATLPSGEIVSSGEDRTVRVWRGQECIQTIVHPAISVWAVAVNAETGDIVTGASDGVARVFTRRPDHVADKETLALFQSSIEASSIPQQQLGGINKEKLPGPEFLTTKSGTKDGQVQMIKESDGSVTANQWSMSKQQWTKVGTVVDAVASTGRRVEYNGQSYDYVFDVDIEDGKPPLKLPYNLSENPYERATKFLGDNELPLSYLDNVANFITENTKGATLGQTAQSSGPDPYGTESRYRPGESSQPQLIPQKEYLGISAAKYEAMFNKILSINKNMVSSGGKDAALNPGEESVLVSLREALETNKSINPQALDLVVRIVTRWPYSDIVSGLDVLRCVAKYPLAAQRSDSQTGTILDVAMTASIQDSSAPNENAAMMGARTIANLFGSADGRSLVSSHAGKVMSFLERLAGITGGEPIGKTNRNMLIALTTSALNLSVLVSKEKLLSADQRRRLLILLGTVLKDQTDSEVLYRALVALGTTLSASKAEAANLDAAAWVRAARDRGAEERVKTVADECLRLTQ; translated from the exons atggcaGGTGATTTCCAGCTGTCGGCGCAGCTTCTTGGCCACGAAGCCGAC GTGCGGGCGGTCAAATTTCCCTCCCCCGATGTCATCCTCTCGGCGTCCCGCGACTGCACCGTACGCGTCTGGCGTCGCCAATCAGGCTCCCCGCCCTCCTTCGAAGGCAGCCTCGTCAACAGAGGTTCCGAATATGTCAACTCGTTGGCCTTCATCCCACCCGGCAAGGACCACATGGACGGCCTGGTGGTGtccggcggcaaggacaccatcatcgccgtcaaTTCACCCCGGCCAGCCTCGTCGGAGCATTCCGAACGACTGCTCATCGGGCACGCGCACAACGTCTGCACCCTCGACGTCTCCCCCAGCGGCAGCTACCTCGTCTCGGGCGGGTGGGACGGCCAGGCTCGCGTGTGGAACTTGACCAGCTGGAACACGGAGATGACCCTCGGCGGGCACGAGGGCATGTCGGTCTGGAACGTGCTTGCACTCGACGACAAGACGGTCGTCACTGGTTGCGCCGACAAGGCCATCCGAATATTCGACCTCACGCAGTCGTCCGGGGGCGAGGCCATGCCCAGGTCGACGATCCACACCCCCGATATCGTCAGAGCACTCTGCAGGGTACCCAGGGGCCACCCCAGCGGTGCCGACGTTGCGAGCGCGCACAACGACGGGACGTTGAGGCTGTGGAAGCTGAACGGGCAACAGGTTGCCGAGCTTCACGGCCACGACAGCTTCGTCTACTGCTTGGCCACTTTACCTTCCGGAGAGATCGTCAGCTCGGGTGAGGATCGAACCGTCCGTGTATGGCGCGGCCAGGAGTGCATCCAGACCATCGTCCACCCGGCCATCTCCGTCTGGGCCGTCGCGGTGAACGCCGAAACCGGCGACATTGTGACCGGGGCCAGCGACGGCGTTGCCCGCGTCTTCACCCGTCGCCCCGATCACGTGGCGGACAAGGAGACGCTGGCGCTGTTTCAGAGCTCCATCGAGGCCTCCTCGATTCCGCAGCAACAGCTTGGCGGCATCAACAAGGAGAAACTTCCAGGTCCCGAATTTTTGACGACAAAGTCGGGCACGAAGGATGGTCAGGTGCAGATGATCAAGGAGAGCGACGGCAGTGTCACGGCGAACCAATGGTCGATGAGCAAGCAGCAGTGGACCAAGGTTGGAAcggtcgtcgatgccgtcgccagcACGGGCAGGAGGGTTGAGTACAATGGCCAGTCGTACGACTACgtcttcgacgtcgacatcgaaGACGGCAAGCCGCCGCTGAAGCTGCCCTACAACCTTTCGGAGAATCCGTACGAGCGAGCAACCAAGTTTCTCGGCGACAACGAGCTGCCCCTGTCCTACCTTGACAACGTCGCCAACTTCATCACCGAAAATACAAAGGGCGCCACGCTGGGCCAGACGGCGCAATCATCGGGGCCAGACCCCTACGGTACCGAGTCGCGTTACCGGCCTGGAGAAAGCTCTCAGCCCCAGCTTATCCCTCAAAAAGAGTATCTCGGCATCTCGGCTGCCAAGTACGAAG CCATGTTTAACAAGATTTTGAGCATCAACAAGAACATGGTCTCATCCGGTGGCAAGGATGCGGCCCTGAACCCCGGCGAAGAGTCGGTCCTTGTATCCTTGCGGGAGGCGCTCGAGACGAACAAGTCGATAAACCCGCAAGCGCTGGATCTGGTGGTTCGAATCGTGACGCGATGGCCGTACAGCGACATCGTCTCTGGGCTGGACGTGCTTCGCTGCGTCGCAAAGTACCCCTTGGCTGCGCAGCGCTCAGATTCTCAAACCGGAACGATCCTCGacgtggccatgacggcctCGATCCAGGACAGCTCTGCGCCGAACGAGAACGCGGCCATGATGGGCGCGCGCACGATTGCCAACCTGTTCGGCTCCGCCGATGGCCGCAGCCTCGTCAGCTCTCACGCCGGCAAGGTCATGTCGttcctcgagcgcctggCGGGCATCACGGGCGGCGAGCCCATCGGAAAGACGAACCGCAACATGCTCATCGCCTTGACCACGTCGGCTCTCAACCTGTCGGTGCTCGTCAGCAAGGAAAAGCTCCTCTCGGCCGAccagcgtcgccggctcCTGATCCTTCTCGGCACCGTTCTGAAAGACCAGACCGACTCGGAGGTGCTGTACCGAgcgctcgtcgccctcggcacgaCGCTGAGCGCTtccaaggccgaggcggcgaatctcgatgccgccgcgtGGGTGCGTGCCGCAAGAGACAGGGGCGCCGAGGAGAGGGTCAAGACGGTAGCGGATGAGTGCCTGCGTCTGACGCAATGA
- a CDS encoding WD domain containing protein — MAAEAPRNFVPLTCHGHSRPVPHISFSNLEKDGQYFMVSACKDGNAMLRDGVNGDWIGTFLGHKGAVWQARLSPNHAFAATASADFTAKVWDSHTGEQLASLQHDHIVRAVAYPPDNSELVATGGMEKKLRIFDLSELASSFNGEAITIPAASGFEIGENVHTSSIKFICWTQDPNVVVTASDKTLRWLDLPSRACIHQEVLDGEIKSCEMVSLAPGLASAEDVGGGKPVLAVAAGKTACFWGGHKAMDELKRITMPRSIASVGLDVKGRKLVVGEEPGTWARVIRYDDEVEIETLKGHHGPIWSIAFSPDGKLYATASEDGTIKLWKNCEGQYGLWKGGANQERSADSFSPPSSRDDSEPSVADTGSTSATGSEVDSKRRQAGDEHAADTARHGHDAAVAGVAPGAGDHGPQSGAWHRNLAWLWTAHVDEAFSHVAEISSG; from the exons atggcggccgaggctccCCGCAACTTCGTCCCGCTTACCTGCCACGGCCATTCTCGACCGGTGCCGCACATCAGCTTCTCCAACCTCGAAAAGGATGGCCAATATTTCATGGTTTCGGCCTGCAAAG ATGGCAACGCCATGCTCCGTGACGGCGTCAACGGAGACTG GATAGGAACCTTTCTGGGCCACAAGGGAGCTGTCTGGCAGGCGAGGCTGAGCCCCAACCATGCCTTTGCAGcgaccgcctcggccgactttACCGC CAAGGTTTGGGATTCTCACACGGGCGAGCAGCTCGCATCGCTCCAGCATGATCACATCGTCCGGGCCGTCGCCTACCCGCCCGACAACTCGgagctcgtcgccaccgGTGGCATGGAAAAGAAGCTCCGCATCTTTGACCTCTCCGAACTGGCCTCTTCGTTCAACGGCGAGGCCATCACCATCCCGGCGGCGTCCGGCTTCGAGATTGGGGAGAACGTTCACACGAGCTCCATCAAGTTCATCTGCTGGACCCAAGACCCCAACGTCGTGGTGACGGCCTCGGACAAGACCCTGCGCTGGCTCGACCTTCCCAGCCGCGCCTGCATTCACCAAgaggtcctcgacggcgagatcaAATCGTGCGAGATGGTGTCCCTCGCACCCGGCCTCGCGTctgccgaggacgtcggcggcggcaaacccgtgctcgccgttgccgccggcaAGACGGCGTGCTTTTGGGGTGGCCACAAGGCCATGGACGAGCTGAAGCGCATCACCATGCCTCGCTCCATCGCGAGCGTTggcctcgacgtcaaggGGCGCAAGTTGGTCGTGGGCGAGGAGCCGGGCACGTGGGCGAGGGTGATTcgctacgacgacgaggtggagaTCGAGACGCTCAAGGGCCACCACGGGCCGATATGGTCCATCGCCTTTTCGCCCGACGGCAAGCTGTacgcgacggcctcggagGACGGCACGATAAAGTTGTGGAAGAACTGCGAGGGCCAGTACGGCCTCTGGAAGGGTGGCGCGAACCAGGAGCGCTCGGCCGA CAGCTTCAGTCCTCCGAGCAGCCGTGACGACTCTGAGCCGAGCGTCGCCGACACCGGCAGCACGTCTGCGACCGGCTCCGAGGTGGATTCGAAACGCAGGCAGGCCGGAGACGagcatgccgccgac ACCGCTCGACACGGCCACGATGCAGCCGTTGCCGGCGTCGCTCCCGGTGCCGGGGATCATGGGCCTCAGAGTGGTGCTTGGCACAGGAACTTGGCTTGGCTCTGGACGGCGCATGTTGACGAAGCATTTTCACATGTTGCCGAGATATCGTCGGGCTAA
- a CDS encoding hydantoinase/carbamoylase family amidase, whose translation MARLALTDDDARARRWFAEETEALGCRLVVDEMGNMFANRPGSAASPSPMIAMGSHLDTQPRGGRYDGILGVVAAVEVLRTLHENGFRTHLDVGAVNWTNQHRRLIDPPSPSEEGARFPKSMLSSGVWAGVVPLEDAWNLADVFDPSATVKSELRRHGYLGDVACSARADAGFPLSAHFELHIEQGPILERAAKPVGVVQGAQAYRWFTFTVLGRDAHTGTTPLDARSDPLLATAKMIASSHAIAKRLGALASTGIVKIPPSSSTNTVASEASFTLDIRHPRDSVVADVQRLCLESFEKIAREDGKGVHLRWTLDTDSPAVKFDRRCIEAVEAAADNVVGRDRWLPITSGAGHDTVNTSGRCPSAMIFVPCKDGVSHHPEEYCSPEHCAIGAQTLLEAVLNYDRMMSGNAL comes from the exons ATGGCCCGCCTCGCgctgacggacgacgacgcgagggcgaggcgctGGTTCGCCGAGGAGACCGAGGCCTTGGgctgccgcctcgtcgtcgacgagatgggAAACATGTTCGCCAACCGGCCCggctccgccgcctccccctcccccatgATTGCCATGGGAAGTCACCTCGACACGCAGCCGCGCGGCGGGAGGTacgacggcatcctcggcgtcgtggctgccgtcgaggtcctcCGCACGCTGCACGAGAACGGCTTCAGGACGCACTTGGACGTCGGAGCCGTCAACTGGACCAA CCAGCATCGCCGGCTGATCGATCCCCCGTCGCCCAGCGAGGAGGGCGCGAGGTTCCCCAAGTCGATGCTCTCCTCCGGCGTCtgggccggcgtcgtcccgCTCGAGGATGCGTGGAACCTGGCCGACGTCTTCGACCCGTCCGCGACGGTCAAGTCGGAGCTGCGGAGGCACGGCTACCTCGGCGACGTGGCCTGCTCCGCtcgtgccgacgccggcttccCCCTGTCCGCCCATTTCGAGCTGCACATCGAGCAGGGGCCGATCCTCGAGCGCGCCGCCaagcccgtcggcgtcgtccaggGCGCGCAGGCCTACCGGTGGTTCACCTtcaccgtcctcggccgcgacgcccaCACGGGAACGACGCCGCTCGACGCTCGGAGCGACCCTCTtctggcgacggccaagatgaTCGCCTCCTCCCACGCCATCGCGAAACGGCTGGGCGCCCTCGCCTCGACCGGAATCGTCAAGATCCccccgagctcgtcgaccaaCACCGTCGCCTCCGAGGCGAGCTTCACGCTCGACATCCGACACCCGCGAGACtcggtcgtcgccgacgtccagCGGCTCTGCCTTGAATCCTTCGAGAAGATCGCGCGAGAGGACGGGAAGGGGGTCCATCTCCGCTGGACGCTCGACACGGACTCGCCGGCCGTCAAGTTTGACAGGCGCTgcatcgaggccgtcgaggcggcggccgacaacGTCGTCGGACGAGACCGATGGCTGCCCATCAccagcggcgccggccatgacACGGTCAACACCAGCGGCAGGTGCCCGAGCGCCATGATCTTCGTGCCGTGCAAGGACGGCGTCAGTCACCATCCGGAGGAATACTGCAGCCCGGAGCATTG CGCCATCGGAGCTCAAActctcctcgaggccgtTCTCAACTACGACAGGATGATGTCGGGGAACGCACTCTAG